The following coding sequences are from one Mugil cephalus isolate CIBA_MC_2020 chromosome 9, CIBA_Mcephalus_1.1, whole genome shotgun sequence window:
- the aipl1 gene encoding aryl-hydrocarbon-interacting protein-like 1, with amino-acid sequence MSDVQDTLLLGSEGIKKTILHGGTGDIPKFITGTKVTFHFRTQLCDDERTVIDDSKVVGTPMEIVIGNMFKLDIWETLLSSMRIGEVAEFWCDTVHTGVYPLVAKSMRRIAEGKDPVDWHIHTCGMANMFAYHTLGYDDLDELMKEPKPLYFVLELVKVQQPSEYNRESWALSDEERLKAVPVLHGQGNKLYKQGRFQEATLKYKEAIICIKNVQTKEKAWEVPWMKLEKMANTLTLNYCQCLLRMEEYYEVIEHTSDIINQHPGACKAFYLRGKAHMEVWNEAEARQDFSRVLELDPGMKKAVKRELAVLNMRMEEKNQEDRNKYKGMF; translated from the exons atgtcgGATGTGCAAGATACGCTGCTGCTGGGATCAGAGGGAATCAAGAAAACCATCCTGCATGGAGGAACCGGAGACATCCCAAAATTCATCACTGGGACGAAG GTGACGTTCCACTTCCGCACCCAGCTGTGCGATGACGAGCGCACGGTCATAGATGACAGTAAAGTGGTGGGGACGCCCATGGAGATAGTGATCGGCAACATGTTCAAACTGGACATCTGGGAAACCCTGCTGTCCTCCATGAGAATCGGTGAGGTGGCGGAGTTCTGGTGTGACACCGTT CACACTGGCGTTTATCCACTTGTGGCCAAGAGTATGCGACGCATCGCGGAGGGCAAAGACCCCGTGGACTGGCACATCCATACGTGTGGCATGGCCAACATGTTCGCCTACCACACCCTCGGCTACGACGACCTGGATGAGCTGATGAAGGAGCCGAAGCCGCTGTACTTTGTCCTGGAGCTGGTCAAG GTGCAGCAGCCCAGTGAGTACAACAGGGAGTCTTGGGCTCTGAGCGACGAGGAGAGGCTGAAGGCCGTTCCCGTGCTGCACGGACAGGGAAACAAACTCTACAAGCAGGGGCGCTTCCAAGAGGCCACACTAAAGTACAAGGAAGCCATCATCTGCATCAAGAACGTTCAGACGAAG GAGAAAGCGTGGGAGGTCCCATGGATGAAGCTGGAGAAGATGGCCAACACCTTGACGCTCAACTACTGCCAGTGTTTGCTCCGAATGGAAGAGTACTACGAGGTCATCGAGCACACGAGCGACATTATCAACCAGCACCCAG GTGCGTGCAAGGCCTTCTACCTGCGAGGGAAGGCCCACATGGAGGTGTGGAACGAGGCGGAGGCTCGGCAGGACTTCAGCCGGGTGCTGGAGCTGGACCCTGGCATGAAGAAGGCCGTCAAGAGGGAACTGGCCGTGCTCAACATGCGCatggaggagaagaaccaggAGGACAGGAACAAGTACAAAGGCATGTTCTGA